A genome region from Deinococcus aerolatus includes the following:
- a CDS encoding ABC transporter substrate-binding protein, whose translation MPKRLFSVGLLTLGFTLALGSAQAQSGILKLPLINDPIMNPVIAPDLGSVLINKVIFPGLVRPNEDLLPEPDLAKSWTITNGGLVYTFNLRSDVKWHDGKPFTAADVVFTFKAATDPKSGSRLVSDFSSIKDIVAVNPTTVRFTLSRPFAPFLTLLGHNAGILPKHLLDGKPLNDATAFNRSTPIGTGPFKVTRVVPGASITLEANKDYYGNKPKLAGMVFKVVPDINAQVAQLRSGELDWVNVEPNSLTSLQNDPNITLKQANAVQHFLVFFNQKNPLFAPAKVRESMQYAVNRKAIIDGVLKGYADYPTGTLPTALKKYYDKTIKPIQYDPARAKALLAQAGWKPDAKGQLVNAKGEPFKFTLIVDRGNPSREQAALAVQQDLKKIGMDVTLQPLEFATLVRDYLIPGKYDANLIWWTTPPDPDQYAYYATGQDNNNAFFSNPRADELLKRGRETANVALRQQIYNSFQRLEMTDPPVLVLYYPKELQALRKNLGGVPDLGIRDALRHSEDFQLR comes from the coding sequence ATGCCCAAGCGTCTGTTCAGCGTCGGCCTTCTCACGCTCGGTTTCACCCTGGCCTTAGGCAGTGCCCAGGCACAAAGTGGCATCTTGAAGTTGCCCCTGATCAACGACCCGATCATGAATCCGGTGATCGCCCCTGATCTGGGATCGGTCCTGATCAACAAGGTCATCTTTCCCGGACTGGTGCGCCCCAACGAGGACCTGTTGCCCGAACCCGACCTCGCCAAGTCGTGGACCATCACCAACGGCGGTCTAGTGTACACCTTCAACCTGCGGAGCGATGTGAAATGGCACGACGGCAAGCCGTTCACCGCCGCCGACGTGGTGTTCACCTTCAAGGCGGCCACCGATCCCAAGTCCGGGTCCCGGCTGGTCTCCGATTTTTCCTCGATCAAGGATATCGTGGCGGTCAACCCCACCACGGTCAGGTTCACTCTTTCGCGTCCCTTCGCGCCGTTCCTGACACTGCTGGGCCACAACGCGGGCATCCTGCCCAAGCATCTGCTGGACGGCAAGCCTCTGAACGACGCTACAGCTTTCAACCGCTCCACACCCATCGGCACCGGGCCCTTCAAGGTGACGCGGGTGGTCCCGGGGGCCAGCATCACTCTGGAAGCCAATAAGGACTACTACGGCAACAAGCCCAAGCTGGCCGGCATGGTTTTCAAGGTGGTCCCCGACATCAACGCGCAGGTGGCCCAACTGCGGTCCGGTGAACTCGACTGGGTGAACGTCGAGCCCAACAGCCTGACCAGCCTGCAAAACGACCCCAACATCACGCTGAAGCAGGCCAACGCGGTGCAGCACTTCCTGGTCTTCTTCAACCAGAAAAACCCGCTGTTTGCTCCGGCCAAGGTGCGTGAGTCCATGCAGTACGCGGTCAACCGCAAGGCCATCATCGACGGCGTGCTCAAGGGCTACGCCGACTACCCCACCGGCACGCTGCCCACCGCACTGAAAAAGTACTACGACAAGACCATCAAGCCGATTCAGTACGATCCCGCCCGCGCCAAGGCGCTGCTGGCCCAGGCAGGCTGGAAGCCGGACGCCAAGGGGCAACTGGTGAATGCCAAGGGCGAGCCGTTCAAGTTCACCCTGATCGTCGACCGCGGCAACCCCAGCCGCGAACAGGCAGCGTTGGCGGTGCAGCAGGACCTGAAGAAGATCGGGATGGACGTGACGCTGCAGCCGCTGGAATTTGCCACGCTGGTGCGCGACTATCTGATCCCCGGCAAATACGACGCCAACCTGATCTGGTGGACCACGCCACCTGACCCGGACCAGTACGCCTACTACGCCACTGGCCAGGACAACAACAACGCCTTCTTCTCCAACCCCAGGGCCGACGAACTGCTCAAGCGAGGGCGCGAGACGGCGAATGTGGCGCTGCGTCAGCAGATCTACAACAGCTTTCAGCGCCTGGAAATGACCGATCCGCCCGTGCTGGTGCTGTACTACCCCAAGGAGCTGCAGGCCCTTCGCAAGAACCTGGGTGGTGTGCCGGACCTGGGCATCCGCGACGCGCTGCGCCACAGCGAGGACTTCCAGTTGAGGTAG
- a CDS encoding ABC transporter permease, which yields MTLSYLIRRVFHALIVLVMVGIITFFVVRLAPGGPSLLADPKLSAVERQAIEERLGLNDPLPIQFTKWAGQTARGNLGNSFLYGAPTTDIIMTRLPNTLILAGTSLLLTLVVALPLGLASGLRPGSAFDRITSTVSLVFVAVPVFWFGLLLIILFAVTWRLLPAGGMNTAGQEGNLGDLLRHLILPAVVLSAASIAEILRYTRSSTRTVSTQDYVRTARAKGVGQWALRYRHVLRNAAIPILTAVGLQLPRLIGGAAITETIFGWPGMGRLSVEAALGRDYPLIMGITLFVALAVVTFNLLIDLMYPWLDPRVRAEA from the coding sequence ATGACGCTTTCATACCTGATCAGGCGGGTGTTTCATGCCCTGATCGTGCTGGTCATGGTCGGCATCATCACCTTCTTCGTGGTGCGTCTCGCTCCCGGTGGGCCGTCACTGCTGGCCGATCCCAAGCTGTCCGCTGTGGAGCGCCAGGCCATCGAGGAGCGGCTGGGCCTGAACGATCCGCTGCCCATCCAGTTCACCAAGTGGGCGGGTCAGACAGCGCGCGGCAACCTGGGCAACAGCTTCCTGTACGGCGCGCCCACCACCGACATCATCATGACCCGGCTGCCCAACACCCTGATTCTGGCGGGAACCTCGCTGCTGCTCACGCTGGTGGTGGCGCTGCCCCTGGGCCTGGCCAGCGGCCTGCGCCCCGGCAGCGCCTTTGACCGGATCACGAGTACCGTCAGCCTGGTTTTCGTGGCGGTGCCGGTGTTCTGGTTCGGCTTGCTGCTGATCATCCTGTTCGCGGTGACCTGGCGGCTCCTGCCTGCGGGCGGCATGAATACCGCCGGCCAGGAGGGTAACCTCGGCGATCTGCTGCGACACCTGATTCTGCCCGCCGTGGTGCTGTCGGCCGCCAGCATCGCCGAGATCCTGCGCTACACCCGCTCCAGCACGCGCACCGTCAGCACCCAGGACTATGTGCGGACCGCACGCGCCAAGGGGGTGGGGCAATGGGCTCTGCGATACCGCCACGTTCTGCGCAACGCCGCCATTCCGATTCTGACGGCCGTGGGCCTGCAGTTGCCGCGCCTGATCGGGGGCGCGGCCATCACCGAGACCATCTTCGGCTGGCCGGGCATGGGCCGCCTGAGCGTGGAAGCCGCGCTGGGGCGCGACTACCCGCTGATCATGGGCATCACGCTGTTCGTGGCCCTGGCCGTGGTGACGTTCAATCTGCTGATCGACCTGATGTACCCCTGGCTCGACCCACGCGTGCGGGCGGAGGCCTGA